Within Streptomyces sp. NBC_00704, the genomic segment GCACGTTCTCCACGGGGAGCAGGAACGGCGCGTCCAGGTAGCGCTCGGGCACGGGCACGTAGGTGTCCACGGCGTCGAGCAGGGCGTCGACGGCGCGGGTCCAGCGGGGGTCGCCCTCCAGGGCCCTCAGCCCCGACACCCGCACCACGGGCGCGGTGTCGCCGCCGTAGCCGTGCTCGGTGAGCAGGTCGCGGACCTCCAGCTCGACGAGGTCCACGAGCTCCTCGTCGCCCGCGTCGGCCTTGTTGAGCGCGACCACGATGTGGTCCACCCCCACCTGCCGGGCCAGCAGGACGTGTTCGGCGGTCTGCGGCATGATCCCGTCGAGCGCGGAGACGACGAGGATCGCCCCGTCGAGCTGCGCGGCGCCGGTGACCATGTTCTTGACGTAGTCGGCGTGGCCCGGCATGTCGACGTGCGCGTAGTGCCGGGTGTCGGTCTCGTACTCGACGTGGGCGATGTTGACGGTGATCCCGCGCGCGACCTCCTCGGGGGCGCGGTCGATGCGGTCGAAGGGCACGAAGGAGCCGGTTCCGCGGTCGGCGAGAACCTTGGTGATGGCGGCGGTCAGGGTGGTCTTGCCGTGGTCGACGTGACCCATGGTGCCGATGTTGAGATGCGGCTTGGTCCGCACGTAAGCGGTCTTGGGCATGGCTGTACCTCGAAGCGTGTCCGTGGGAGATCCATGGAGAAGCCCATGGAGAGATGCCGTGGAAGGGGGGACCCCGAGGACGGTCCGACCCTCCCCCTGAGGGGTCCGCCGGGCAGTCCGGGGAGGGTCAGCTTCGGGCGCCGCCGGCTGTGGCCGCGAGGATCAGGACGGCAGCCTTCGGCGCGTCCGCGACCGCGGGCGCTGCGAGAGGGAAGGACTGCCGGAACATGAGGTCGATCCTCGTCGACGGTTCGTCAGGTGTCGAATGGTTTTCGCCGGATCGCACGGGTTCGCGCCCGCTGTCCGGCCTCACCTGTCCGCCCCGCGTCCCGTGCGCACCGTCGGAGCGGCCCGGGGCGGCGCCGATGTCCTTCAGGGCCTCACGGACCGTCAGGGGCGCGAACCCGCCGCGTTCGCGCACGACTGTGCGGC encodes:
- the tuf gene encoding elongation factor Tu; amino-acid sequence: MPKTAYVRTKPHLNIGTMGHVDHGKTTLTAAITKVLADRGTGSFVPFDRIDRAPEEVARGITVNIAHVEYETDTRHYAHVDMPGHADYVKNMVTGAAQLDGAILVVSALDGIMPQTAEHVLLARQVGVDHIVVALNKADAGDEELVDLVELEVRDLLTEHGYGGDTAPVVRVSGLRALEGDPRWTRAVDALLDAVDTYVPVPERYLDAPFLLPVENVLTITGRGTVVTGAVERGTVRVGDRVDVLGAGLESVVTGLETFGRPMTEAQAGDSVALLLRGVPRDAVRRGHVVAAPGSVTPRRRFEARMYVLSTREGGRATPVSTGYRPQFYIRTADVVGDVDLGEIPLARPGDTVAVTVELGRDVALEPGLGFAVREGGRTVAAGTVTAVL